In Deltaproteobacteria bacterium CG11_big_fil_rev_8_21_14_0_20_42_23, the DNA window AATCAGCCAAAAAATTATCTCAAGAAACAGATGACCTCAAGTTGCTTCTCGATCTTTTTGCCGAGCATCAAGATCATATCGATGATGTTGAAGCTCTTCTCGAACTCTACAAAGAAGATACAAGTCAGGAAGATTTTTTGCGCGAAGCAGAAGATTTGCTTCAAACGCTTCATACTGGTTTTGAGCAAATCGAATTTCGCAAAATGCTCTCTAATGATATCGATCGCAGCAATGCGCTTCTCAACATCAACGCAGGAGCAGGTGGAACAGAGTCGTGCGATTGGGTTTCAATGCTGTATCGCATGTACGTGCGTTGGGCCGAAAGAAAAGGCTATCAGGTGGAAACGCTTGATTTCACTGAAGGAGACGGCGCCGGGTTTAAAAGTGTAACGCTCTCCATTCAAGGAACTTATGCTTATGGTTACTTGAAAGCTGAAAATGGTGTGCACCGCCTTGTGCGCATTTCACCGTTTGATGCCAACAAGCGAAGGCATACTTCATTTGCTTCGGTGCATGCTACAGCCGACATTGAAGACGATATCGAAGTAGAAGTGAACATGGAAGATGTGCGCGTCGACACCTTTCGTGCAGGTGGAAAGGGCGGACAGCACCAAAACAAAACTGATTCAGCAGTTCGTTTTACGCATCATCCAAGCGGTATTGTTGTTTCGTGTCGTTCCGAAAGAAGCCAGCATCAAAACCGAGATCGCGCCATGCGGATGTTGAAGTCGCGTTTGTACGAATTGGAACTTGAAAAACGTTTGGCCGAAAAAGAAGCAACAGAAAAACAAAAAAAGCGTGTTGAGTGGGGTTCGCAAATTCGCTCGTATGTGATGCAACCCTACCAGTTGGTAAAAGACCATCGCACCAATCATGAAGTAGCAACCGTGGATAAAGTGATGGATGGCGATCTTGATGAATTTATGAAGGCCTACCTTTTAGAATATTCCGAATAGCAACGACGAGAAGATCATGAAAAAAACAGAAATCATTTGTGGAAAAAATGCGGTGACAGAATTGCTTCGCGCAGGAAAAAGAAAATGCCATGAAATTTTTCTTGCTGAAGGAAGAAATGAACACGCACTTGCCGATCTTTTGCATTTTGCTGAGGCAAAGAAAGTTACCATTCATTCGATTCCACGAAGAGAATTGGACAAGCTTTCGTCTCTTGAAAAGCATCAGGGTGTGGCCGCAAAAGTAGAACCATTTGTGTACAGCGACGAAAAAGAAGTGCTTCGCAGCATTTCCGGAAGCAATACTCTTTTTCTTCTTTTGGATGGCATTATCGATCCGCAAAATTTGGGTTCACTGCTAAGAACCGCTCACCAACTTGGCGTTGACGCGGTTTTTCTGCCCAAGGACAATTCAGCGCCCATCGGACCTGCAGCTGCCAAGGCATCGGCCGGAGCGATAGAGTACTTGCCCATTGTTCAAGTAGTAAATCTCACAAGACTCCTTAACGTGCTTAAAGACAAGGCTTTTTGGGTTTATGGAGCTGATGCTTCCGAAGAGTCGCGTTCTCTCTATACCTGCGACTTCAAGCAAGGAAATGTGGCCTTGGTGATGGGTTCCGA includes these proteins:
- a CDS encoding peptide chain release factor 2; protein product: MGVKEITERLEGYRKKLEDLSVQLRISEKKDRLAYLQQKAQEPTFWDDTKSAKKLSQETDDLKLLLDLFAEHQDHIDDVEALLELYKEDTSQEDFLREAEDLLQTLHTGFEQIEFRKMLSNDIDRSNALLNINAGAGGTESCDWVSMLYRMYVRWAERKGYQVETLDFTEGDGAGFKSVTLSIQGTYAYGYLKAENGVHRLVRISPFDANKRRHTSFASVHATADIEDDIEVEVNMEDVRVDTFRAGGKGGQHQNKTDSAVRFTHHPSGIVVSCRSERSQHQNRDRAMRMLKSRLYELELEKRLAEKEATEKQKKRVEWGSQIRSYVMQPYQLVKDHRTNHEVATVDKVMDGDLDEFMKAYLLEYSE
- a CDS encoding 23S rRNA (guanosine(2251)-2'-O)-methyltransferase RlmB, which gives rise to MKKTEIICGKNAVTELLRAGKRKCHEIFLAEGRNEHALADLLHFAEAKKVTIHSIPRRELDKLSSLEKHQGVAAKVEPFVYSDEKEVLRSISGSNTLFLLLDGIIDPQNLGSLLRTAHQLGVDAVFLPKDNSAPIGPAAAKASAGAIEYLPIVQVVNLTRLLNVLKDKAFWVYGADASEESRSLYTCDFKQGNVALVMGSEGKGMKRLVGKSCDFLVEIPMKGKLDSLNVSVAGAVILAEIMRQRIPSS